In Candidatus Obscuribacterales bacterium, one DNA window encodes the following:
- a CDS encoding RDD family protein has translation FFVVLLAGMGYLLAWLTARFMISEMGYAVEEGTPALASLGRSWRLTRRNARRIILGIMMVFLASLPIQVVLQLLIGAASAGLTLALPDDAIAYTPLLMLVSYSLSIGVSVVLLPLWQAIKAVLYYDLIERREGRSLDLSVSDRPGTPSVQPWLNHVTLLTPESVELDFTLAGVGNRSWALVLDYIFLIGGLLIFWIGWGWLSTTLLDWLEDLGFAYESAWIWVLAIAFLITFIIFTGYFVLFETLWQGQTPGKRIMHIRVIQDNGQPVTLGQTTLRALLRPVDDLLLIGALFIALGKREKRLGDWVAGTQVIQEDYADPRLKLEISPSAGTLARKLSPSMHLDRLSPDQFVTLREYLQRRLMIDTQIQKELRLDLARQAKELVQLEQVPEGVSADQFLEALYVAYQRQSDAR, from the coding sequence TTCTTTGTCGTGCTGTTGGCTGGCATGGGATATTTGTTGGCCTGGCTAACGGCTCGATTCATGATCTCTGAGATGGGCTATGCCGTTGAAGAAGGCACCCCAGCCTTGGCGTCTCTGGGGCGGAGCTGGCGACTAACCCGCCGTAATGCTCGGCGCATTATACTGGGCATCATGATGGTCTTTTTGGCTAGCTTACCCATCCAGGTTGTCTTGCAACTGTTGATTGGTGCAGCCTCGGCTGGACTCACCCTAGCCTTACCAGATGATGCGATCGCCTACACGCCACTGCTGATGCTCGTTTCCTACAGCCTGAGTATTGGTGTGAGTGTGGTGCTGTTGCCCCTGTGGCAGGCCATCAAGGCAGTGTTGTACTACGACTTAATAGAACGGCGAGAGGGACGTTCTCTAGACTTAAGCGTGAGCGATCGCCCTGGTACACCATCTGTGCAGCCATGGCTCAACCACGTTACCCTGTTGACCCCTGAAAGTGTTGAGCTAGACTTCACTCTAGCAGGTGTGGGCAATCGCAGTTGGGCGCTGGTCTTAGATTATATTTTCCTTATCGGTGGCCTGCTGATTTTTTGGATAGGTTGGGGCTGGCTATCCACAACTCTGTTGGACTGGTTAGAAGATCTAGGTTTTGCTTATGAGAGTGCTTGGATTTGGGTATTGGCGATCGCGTTCCTGATCACCTTCATCATCTTCACCGGCTACTTTGTGCTATTTGAAACCCTGTGGCAGGGGCAAACCCCCGGCAAACGCATTATGCACATCCGGGTAATCCAAGATAATGGGCAGCCGGTCACCCTTGGGCAAACCACCCTGCGCGCCCTTCTGCGTCCGGTTGATGACCTGTTGCTGATAGGAGCCTTATTCATTGCCTTAGGAAAACGGGAAAAACGGCTTGGAGATTGGGTTGCTGGTACCCAGGTGATTCAAGAAGACTATGCCGATCCACGTCTGAAGCTGGAGATCTCCCCATCGGCCGGCACCCTTGCCCGCAAATTGTCTCCGTCGATGCACCTGGATCGCCTCTCTCCGGATCAGTTTGTCACCCTACGAGAGTATCTGCAGCGACGCTTGATGATCGATACCCAGATCCAGAAAGAGCTACGCCTGGATCTCGCTCGTCAGGCGAAGGAACTGGTTCAACTAGAGCAAGTGC